A stretch of DNA from Sphingomonas ginkgonis:
GCAGCTTCGCGCTGGCCGGCATTTCCATTCTCCAAGAGGGGCGCGTGTGGCTGCACTCGCGCCGGATCGAAGAGGGCCTCACCGCCAATTCGCCGGCGGTACAGAGTTATGTCAGCGGCGTGTCGCAGGCCGTGGGCGGTGATGCTGCCGCGTTCCGGCTGATCAGCCAGCAGGTGCAAGGCCAAGCGCTCGTCATGGCGTTCAACGACATCTTCTGGATCATGGGGATTGGGACGTTTCTCGTCCTGCCCCTGGTCCTGTTCTTACGTCCATTCCCGAAGGACGCTGCACCTGCAGCGGTGATGCATTGATGAGAGAGAAAGTATTCCTAATTCCGGCTTGCGCGTTGCTGGCTGGCTGCACCGTCGGTCCGAACTATGCGGGTCCACCTGTCGCGGCTTCCGACGCCGTCGCGCGCGGCACTTTCGTTCGGGCCAGCGATCCGTCGTTTCGCGCAGACCTGGGTGTCGCTCGCTGGTGGGAAAGCCTCAACGATCCGCTACTGACCAGGCTGGTAGACGACGGACTGGCCCAGAGCCCCAACATTGACCTGGCTCAGGCGCGCATCCGTGAGGCGGCTTCGCAACTGACCCAGCAGCAGGCCAATCAGCTGCCCTCGATCAGCGCCAATGGTACTTACCTACGCGCGCAGCTGCCGGGTACGGGCCTTGGCGGGGGTAGTTCCGCTCAGGGGGGCGGCTCTTCGTCGACCCTGACCTTTTACAATGTCGGCGCCAATGCGTCCTGGGAGCCGGACCTGTTCGGCGGCGGACGGCGCGGCGTCGAGCAGAGCCGCGCCAACGTCGGCCGCCGCTTCGCCGATCTGGCCGACGCCCAGGTCAGCCTCGCCGCCCAGATCGCCCAAGCCTACGTCAATCTGCGCGATGCGCAGGAACGGTCACGCTTGAATGCGCAATCCAGCGAACTGCAGAAACGTGCGATCACGCTGACGAAGCAACGTTTTCAGGCGGGTACCGCCTCGACGCTCGATCTGGAGCGATTGCAGACTCAGTTTGATCAGACCCAAGCCCAGAACATTCCACTGAAGACGCAGGTGGATGAGTATCTGAACCAGTTGGCGGTCCTAACCGGCCGAACGCCGGGCGCCCTAGACCCGCTCCTCACTAGCGCCACGCCCGTCCCGCTTCCGCCGGCCAAGGTGCCGATCGGCGACCCCGCGTCGCTCATCGCCCGACGCCCCGACATCCGCTCGGCCGAGCGAGCGCTGGCCGCGAGCAACGCGCAAATCGGAGTCAACACGGCAAAGCTCTATCCCAGCCTGCGCTTCATGGGCATCCTTGGTCTTGGCGGGAGCACGCCGGGCGCAGTGCTCGACCCGTCCAACCTATCGACGATCCTTGCCCCGATGCTGAGCTGGTCATTCCTCGACTTCGGCCGCACGCGCGCTTCGATCCGACAGTCGGAGGCGCAGCGCGACCAAGCTTCGGCCCAATATCGCGAGGCGTTACTTGAAGCGCTCCAGGATGCCGAGACCAGCCTTTCGCGATTTGGCACTCTGCGTCTTCAGCTTGCCCAACTGCTCCAGGCGGAAGCTTCGGCGTCGCGCGCGGCCAATCTTAACGCCCAGCGGCTGCGGGCAGGAACAACCAGCCTAATCGACCAGCTCGATGTCGAGCGGCAGCGCCTGTCTGCGGCAAGCGCCGTGGCGCAGGCCCGGGCGCAGCTGACGATCAGCTATATCGCGGTGAACAAGAGCTTGGGGCTTGGGTGGACGGAGCTGGGCACACCACCGCCGGCCCAGGTACGATCGCGCTAACGAGGTCGAAGGCCAAGCATCAGCAAATCGAGAGCTTCGTTGATCCGCTCGCCAACTTCACGCTGATGGATGTTCGGCAGGACCGACCCGCTGACCATCCGCATTGCCAGCAGGACTTGTTGCGGGGTGACGCCAAAGCGCAGCTCGCCGCGTGCCTGAGCGCCTTCGACCAACGGAAGGAGCAGGTTCTCGAGCCGGGCGCCCAGCCGGTCGAACGCTGCAAGATTGTCCCCGTCCAACGAGATCTCAGATGTTAGGCGCGAGAAGAGCGCCGACGCGCCTGCACCATGACGGACCATGTCCGCGATCGTCTGCTCGACCGTGCCGTCTCGATCGAGCCGCTCCTCAATAAGGTCGACCTCATGTTCGAAGATAGCGATGGCGAGGGCCATGCGATCTTTGAAATTTCGGTAGAGCGTACCGCGACCGACCCCGGCACGCACAGCAATGTCTTCAAGTGGCACGCCAAAACCTGACTCGGCGAAGCATTGGGAAGCGGCGTTAATCAGTGCAGCCCGGCGCAAGCTTGCGTCTCTTCGCATCGGTTTCATTCGTTCGTGCTCCAGAGGACAGGCAAATACGAGAAGCGCTCGCTTGTACCCGTTCGTGGATGAACGAGCATCAGCCTAAGAACGTCAAAGCTCAGGCGGGACACGGATGTGTTTAACGAGGTTGAACCGCAGACGGAATCGGCCGAAGCCAGGGAGCAGGGCTTGGTGCTCGCAGCCATCGACGGCGATAGCTTCGTTGGGCATTGTCAGAAATAATACATCGCCGTTCTCCAAGCTGGTTAGTGGGGCGACGACGGGCGCGATGTTCTCCAGATAACCTGCTTCCTGCCCTCTTATGATCAAGCGTGATCGATGCGGATCCTGACCTCAGAAAGCAGCTTTGAACCAAATTCTGGTTAGTCTGACACTTCCCTGCCATCCGTTCAATTCGCCGCGGAGGGCTGCTTACGACGCTTCGCAAACATCGCGCAGGGCGAGTCATTCTGCTCCCGCCGCGTCTGGCTCAGCTCAACGCCCGATAACGATAGCGCCTGAACCGCGCCTCACCTTTGCCGGCCGCGAAGAGCGCTGGACGGAGGCTCAGCAAGTCGTCGACGGTGTTCGCATTGTAGCCGGACACCTCGCTCCGAACGCCGTGACGGGTCCAGGTCTTGCCATCAAGGCTATAATAGAATGTCACGATCTGATGATTGTTGACGATCCGCATATGCAGTCGACGGGTTGCGGGCGCGGGCTCACGCCAGTAGCTCAACTTGCCGCCACGATAGCTCCTCATCTGCTGGCCATCGATGCCCATGCCTAGGAACAGCCGGTCATTGAAGAACAGGACGAGCCCAGCTTCGGCACCACCCACCAACTCGACGTCCACGCTGACGTCGTACGCGCGGTCTCCCACCTGCTGAGTAAGCGGCGAGCAGTTGTGCGGGCCATCGCCCTTGCCCGCGAGCAACAATGCGCCGGCCTGCGTCCGGACCCGGCCTGCTTCGCCAGGGGCACTGGCATATAGGCTCCAGCGGGTTCCTAGAGATAGATCGACGAAGTCGTCCGAGCGTTGGAGGCCGTTCGGGACCGTTGACCCCAACGGCTTGCGCAAGGGACGGGAGAGGTCGGCGCCGGTCGCCCGGAACCAGCCGTCAGGGGTCCATTCGATCGGCTCCAGCAGGGTCTGGCGACCAAGCGTTCGATACCCGTTCTCGAACCCGTGATAGACCATGAACCAGCGGCCGTCCTGTCCTTCGACACAGGTCGCATGCCCGCGCGACCACCAGCGTTCCTCCGCCGTCGTCGTCCGTACGATCGGATTGTGCGGGCAATGTTCCCAGGGTCCGTTGATCGACTTCGATCGTGCGGCAACGACCATGTGGCCGGTTGGGGGGCCGCCGGTTCCGCCAACCGCATTGACGAGGTAGAAATAGTCTCCGCGCCGGAACAGTTTCGGGCCCTCGGGAGCGTAAGCCTCCGTGATCCAGGTCTCGGGATAGCGCCAGGCCTGGTACACCGCCTCTACCGGGCCCGCGGTGGCCAGACCGTCGCGGGACAGGCGGACCCGCTTGCCATCGTTGAAGAAAAGGTAGCGCTCGCCATCCTCGCCAACGACGTGACCCGGATCGATCAGGTCCGTGACTCCAAGATCGATCGGATCGCTCCACGGTCCATGCATGGAAGGAGCATGGATGACGTAAATGTTGGCGAAGCTGCGCAGCCCCTTAGACCAGGCGGCGGCCATGAACGGGATGTAGATGAAGTAACGGTTGCCATGCTTGGCGATGTCAACGGCGAAACAGGTGCCGAGCGGCTTTCGGAGCGCGGGGCCGATCGGGCGCCAGTTCACGAGATCGCGCGAGTGCCAGATGAGGAGACCCGGCGATGCGTCGAACGACGAGTGCGTCATGTAATAGTCGTCCCCGTCCTTCAGGACGGAAGGATCAGGGTAATCGCCAGCCAGCACCGGGTTCAGATAACGACCGTCGCCCAGGTCGGCCTTCCGCTGCCCTTCTATCCCGCGCGGCCATTGCACGACCGACTGGCCGCAAGAGGTTTCCTGTGCCGACGCCAAATCATCATTGAGCGATGCTGCGGCAGCGCGGGAGGTCATCGCGGGCATCCCAACGGCTCCGGCGAGCCAAAGCTTCAAGGCCTCGCGACGGCTTTCCATGTATGCGGCTCCTATATTAGAAGGTTCGTTCTAGTTTTAGGAGATGTCGGTCGCAAGAGTTATGTTGCCACTGTTTCCACCCTGAGTGGGCAATCTGCGAGTGGAAGCCGATCAGGCTAGGCGAGCGCCTCTGATTGGTGGAAAGCTGAAGGTCCGCTTTCGGAACGCGCGGCCAGGAAGCAGACGCTCGAAGGTCGAAGGTACGGTTTACTGTTCAGCACCCATTGCGGAGATCCCAAGGCAAGCTAACCTAACCCAATGAGCGATATTCATGAGCAAATCGAAGCAGTCGCAATCGAGTGGATGCAGGCTTGGGTGAGGTCTGATGCGGCCACGCTTGAAAAGTTCCTAGCCCCCGACTTCGCACTGATCGTGTCGGCAACTCCAAACCATCGGCTCGAACGGACGAATTGGCTAAACACTGCGTGCACGCGTTATCGGGCCAGCGAGTTCAGATACAGAGACGTGCAAGTTCGCGATCTTGGCGACGGCATTGCTGCCATGTCCTCGATCGCTGAGTTCAAGGCCGAGATCGATGGCGACCCTCGTACGGGTCCCTTATTCTTGGTCGATGTGTGGCGGCGAATGGAAGGGTGCTGGCGCGTCTGCACCCGCTACAGTTCAGCTCCAGAGGACGTTCGAACCGGATCCGCAGCGGTGACGACCTTACGCTGACGCCTACCAGTTGTCATATATGCCCCCGACCGTCGGCAGGTGGTGGTTAGCGGACCGACTGCTTTTGGGTGAAGACGGGGGAAAGCCGACGCCCGTTCAGGCGGCGCCGGAGGTCTGCTTAGCGCCCCATCTAAGACATTCAGGTCCAATGCGAGGCACGCAGTAAGCGGCCCTTCGTTCAGATTCGCCCGATGACGACCGTTAAGGAAAGCCAACGATTTTTCGCTTTTCTGTCGTTCATCCGGGGGCCGTTGTCTTCGAAGTTGAGTCACAGTGATCCGCCCAGATTTGACACATCAGCAGCTTAGGCGGGACAGGACGGCTGACGGAATGTGAATGTCAAGGCAACTGAGCGACCGGAGGTGTCAGACAAAAGCGAAAGCGTCTCTGCTGCGCGTAGCTGGATCTTTGATGTCCAGCCCTATCCGACA
This window harbors:
- a CDS encoding efflux transporter outer membrane subunit gives rise to the protein MREKVFLIPACALLAGCTVGPNYAGPPVAASDAVARGTFVRASDPSFRADLGVARWWESLNDPLLTRLVDDGLAQSPNIDLAQARIREAASQLTQQQANQLPSISANGTYLRAQLPGTGLGGGSSAQGGGSSSTLTFYNVGANASWEPDLFGGGRRGVEQSRANVGRRFADLADAQVSLAAQIAQAYVNLRDAQERSRLNAQSSELQKRAITLTKQRFQAGTASTLDLERLQTQFDQTQAQNIPLKTQVDEYLNQLAVLTGRTPGALDPLLTSATPVPLPPAKVPIGDPASLIARRPDIRSAERALAASNAQIGVNTAKLYPSLRFMGILGLGGSTPGAVLDPSNLSTILAPMLSWSFLDFGRTRASIRQSEAQRDQASAQYREALLEALQDAETSLSRFGTLRLQLAQLLQAEASASRAANLNAQRLRAGTTSLIDQLDVERQRLSAASAVAQARAQLTISYIAVNKSLGLGWTELGTPPPAQVRSR
- a CDS encoding TetR/AcrR family transcriptional regulator, which produces MKPMRRDASLRRAALINAASQCFAESGFGVPLEDIAVRAGVGRGTLYRNFKDRMALAIAIFEHEVDLIEERLDRDGTVEQTIADMVRHGAGASALFSRLTSEISLDGDNLAAFDRLGARLENLLLPLVEGAQARGELRFGVTPQQVLLAMRMVSGSVLPNIHQREVGERINEALDLLMLGLRPR
- a CDS encoding family 43 glycosylhydrolase, with amino-acid sequence MESRREALKLWLAGAVGMPAMTSRAAAASLNDDLASAQETSCGQSVVQWPRGIEGQRKADLGDGRYLNPVLAGDYPDPSVLKDGDDYYMTHSSFDASPGLLIWHSRDLVNWRPIGPALRKPLGTCFAVDIAKHGNRYFIYIPFMAAAWSKGLRSFANIYVIHAPSMHGPWSDPIDLGVTDLIDPGHVVGEDGERYLFFNDGKRVRLSRDGLATAGPVEAVYQAWRYPETWITEAYAPEGPKLFRRGDYFYLVNAVGGTGGPPTGHMVVAARSKSINGPWEHCPHNPIVRTTTAEERWWSRGHATCVEGQDGRWFMVYHGFENGYRTLGRQTLLEPIEWTPDGWFRATGADLSRPLRKPLGSTVPNGLQRSDDFVDLSLGTRWSLYASAPGEAGRVRTQAGALLLAGKGDGPHNCSPLTQQVGDRAYDVSVDVELVGGAEAGLVLFFNDRLFLGMGIDGQQMRSYRGGKLSYWREPAPATRRLHMRIVNNHQIVTFYYSLDGKTWTRHGVRSEVSGYNANTVDDLLSLRPALFAAGKGEARFRRYRYRALS
- a CDS encoding nuclear transport factor 2 family protein; this translates as MSDIHEQIEAVAIEWMQAWVRSDAATLEKFLAPDFALIVSATPNHRLERTNWLNTACTRYRASEFRYRDVQVRDLGDGIAAMSSIAEFKAEIDGDPRTGPLFLVDVWRRMEGCWRVCTRYSSAPEDVRTGSAAVTTLR